One genomic segment of Musa acuminata AAA Group cultivar baxijiao chromosome BXJ3-3, Cavendish_Baxijiao_AAA, whole genome shotgun sequence includes these proteins:
- the LOC135585551 gene encoding uncharacterized protein LOC135585551 isoform X6: protein MNSTIDEITLLRQSQARSTSHRMVVRGIGEEIDLEIGPGDDDPSFSSTTLVGVPTQESSAPQEQEDHKQLLLASQVPSQGQQQLVKVPQGKRKKKVVKKWREEWADTYKWAYVDVHEGTTRIFCSVCREYGRKHRRNPYGNEGSRNMQMSALEEHNNSLLHKEALRLQMASKDKGLPVIEKSVYVKALMSKSASSVLESVLRRDPHEVEFIQSVQEVVHSLEPVLVKNSQYVHILERLLEPERALIFRVPWVDDRGETHVNRGFRVQFSQALGPCRGGLRFHPSMNLSIAKFLGFEQTLRNALSPFKLGGAGGGSDFDPMGKSETEQIMRFCQSFMDELYKYLGPDEDLPSEDMGVGPREMGYLFGQYRRLAGHFQGSFTGPRIFWSGSTLRTEATGYGLVFFARLILADMNKELKGLRCVISGAGKIAMHVLEKLFSCGAIPITISDSKGYLLDEDGFDFVKLSFLRDIKVQQKSLRDYLKSNPRAKYFEGAKPWSEQCDIAFPCASQNEIDQRDAVALINSGCQILIEGSTMPCTPQAFDVLRKANILVAPAKTASAGGVAVGELELSHECNLMQWSPEDFEAKLQEMMKQIHEKSLKAASEYGCMKDSPDNSI, encoded by the exons ATGAATTCTACGATCGACGAGATCACCCTCCTTCGGCAATCCCAGGCCCGGTCCACGAGCCATCGTATGGTCGTGAGAGGGATCGGGGAAGAAATCGACTTGGAGATAGGCCCTGGGGATGATGACCCTTCCTTCTCCAGCACCACCCTTGTTGGCGTGCCCACACAGGAATCTTCTGCTCCCCAGGAGCAAGAAGATCACAAGCAGCTTCTTTTGGCATCTCAAGTTCCCAGTCAGGGTCAGCAGCAGCTAGTGAAGGTGccgcagggaaagagaaagaagaaggtaGTGAAGAAGTGGAGGGAGGAGTGGGCAGATACCTACAAGTGGGCTTATGTAGATGTACATGAGGGCACGACAAGGATTTTTTGCTCGGTTTGCAGAGAGTATGGAAGGAAGCACAGGAGGAACCCGTATGGAAATGAGGGAAGTAGAAATATGCAAATGAGTGCACTGGAAGAGCATAACAACAGCTTGCTGCATAAGGAGGCTCTTCGGCTCCAGATGGCATCTAAGGATAAGGGTCTCCCGGTCATTGAGAAATCTGTTTATGTTAAAG CATTAATGTCGAAATCTGCTAGTTCGGTTCTTGAGTCAGTTTTGAGAAGGGATCCTCATGAAGTTGAGTTTATACAGTCTGTACAAGAGGTGGTTCATTCTTTAGAACCTGTGTTGGTGAAAAACTCTCA GTATGTTCACATCCTGGAACGGTTATTAGAACCCGAACGAGCACTCATATTTCGAGTGCCTTGGGTTGATGACAGGGGAGAGACCCATGTTAACCGAGGCTTCCGAGTGCAGTTTAGCCAGGCGCTGGGTCCGTGTAGGGGTGGCCTTCGTTTTCATCCCTCAATGAACTTAAGTATTGCAAAATTTCTAGGTTTTGAACAG ACCTTAAGGAATGCTTTATCTCCATTTAAGCTTGGAGGTGCTGGGGGAGGAAGTGATTTTGATCCAATGGGAAAAAGTGAAACTGAG CAGATCATGCGATTTTGTCAGAGCTTTATGGATGAACTATATAAATATTTGGGTCCTGATGAG GATCTTCCTTCAGAAGATATGGGTGTTGGCCCGAGGGAAATGGGCTACCTCTTTGGGCAGTATAGACGCCTTGCTGGTCATTTCCAG GGAAGTTTTACAGGACCAAGGATATTCTGGTCTGGTTCCACTCTTCGTACTGAAGCTACTGGCTATGGACTG GTTTTCTTTGCACGTCTTATTCTGGCGGACATGAACAAGGAACTCAAAGGATTAAG ATGTGTAATAAGTGGTGCTGGGAAGATAGCAATGCATGTCTTGGAGAAGCTTTTTTCCTGTGGTGCTATCCCTATTACTATTTCAG ATTCCAAGGGCTATTTACTAGATGAGGATGGATTTGATTTTGTGAAATTATCATTCCTTCGGGACATTAAGGTTCAACAAAAGAGTCTGAG AGACTACTTGAAATCAAATCCAAGGGCTAAATACTTTGAAGGTGCAAAACCTTGGAGTGAACAATGTGATATAGCCTTTCCTTGTGCTTCTCAAAATGAAATAGACCAACGTGATGCTGTTGCTTTAATTAATTCTGGCTGCCAAATACTTATAGAAG GTTCGACTATGCCCTGTACTCCTCAAGCATTTGATGTTCTAAGAAAAGCTAACATACTGGTTGCTCCAGCAAAGACTGCTAGTGCTGGAGGG GTTGCAGTTGGGGAACTTGAACTTAGCCATGAGTGCAACTTGATGCAATGGTCACCCGAGGACTTCGAGGCTAAACTACAG GAGATGATGAAGCAGATACATGAGAAGTCCCTGAAAGCTGCAAGTGAATATGGTTGTATGAAGGATAGTCCAGA TAATTCAATATAG